A window of the Tursiops truncatus isolate mTurTru1 chromosome 14, mTurTru1.mat.Y, whole genome shotgun sequence genome harbors these coding sequences:
- the FAM178B gene encoding protein FAM178B, which produces MSGLTITVWTQSAFKEDFWGELKSEASLSRTEQQDTPQETALDSSLSHICKFLMLCVLAQPGAYTDGSLLGLIELLCRAGLDVGLRLLPKTDLQQLLLLLLDSIQEWPGKLRQLCCALSRASDHHHNLLALVQLFLDVTPRSRQLRRQLSLVIIARLLDQQGTLPLWQEKAQLSSLRHLLSLMRPSTLGQYLGPETMPPGQEKQPKASAQLDHKVCYLCHSLLTLAGLVVSCQDITPDQWGELQLLCMQLDRCISTHIRESPQAMHWTTLKDLAAQTYIRWQELLVHCQPQAQYFSPWEDI; this is translated from the exons ATGAGCGGACTCACCATAACTGTGTGGACACAGAGTGCTTTTAAGGAAGACTTTTGGGG CGAGCTTAAAAGTGAGGCTAGCCTGAGCCGGACTGAGCAGCAGGACACCCCCCAGGAGACGGCCTTGGACAGCAGCCTGAGCCACATCTGTAAG TTCCTGATGCTGTGCGTGCTGGCCCAGCCAGGGGCCTACACCGATGGGAGCCTCTTGGGCCTGATTGAGCTGCTGTGCCGAGCCGGCTTGGACGTGGGGCTCCGCCTGCTGCCCAAGACCGACCTCCAGCAGCTCCTGCTTCTGCTCCTGGACAGCATCCAGGAGTGGCCGGGGAAG CTCCGGCAGCTGTGCTGTGCCCTGAGCCGGGCATCTGATCACCACCACAACCTGCTGGCGCTTGTGCAGCTCTTCCTGGACGTGACGCCCCGGAGCAG GCAGCTTCGACGCCAGCTCAGCCTCGTGATCATTGCCCGGCTGCTGGACCAGCAAGGGACGCTCCCTCTCTGGCAAGAGAAGGCCCAG CTGTCCTCGCTCAGGCATCTCCTGAGCCTCATGAGGCCATCAACCCTGGGGCAGTACCTGGGCCCTGAGACCATGCCGCCCGGCCAGGAGAAGCAGCCAAAGGCCAGTGCCCAGCTAGACCACAAG GTCTGCTACCTGTGTCACAGCCTCCTGACGCTGGCTGGGCTGGTGGTCAGCTGCCAGGACATTACTCCAGACCAATGG GGAGAGCTGCAGCTGCTGTGCATGCAGTTGGACCGCTGCATCAGCACCCACATCCGGGAGAGCCCCCAGGCCATGCACTGGACCACACTCAAGGACCTGGCTGCCCAGACCTACATCCGCTGGCAGGAGCTGCTGGTCCACTGCCAGCCCCAG